The Oncorhynchus masou masou isolate Uvic2021 chromosome 6, UVic_Omas_1.1, whole genome shotgun sequence genome has a window encoding:
- the LOC135542379 gene encoding gastrula zinc finger protein XlCGF57.1-like: MSSLNFSPPVKEAEVCWAEKEALGLNIVVKEEKEEEDVTVKKEVEGEAVTVKEEEKDVSVKDEEKDVSVKEEEKDVSVKEEEKDVSVKEEEKDVSVKEEKDVSVKEEKDVSVKEEEDSFRVKEEVDVTIKEEEDAVFRVKKEGEITVTLKDEEVERGDLINTRERRDYRGSSGEPQKSHDADKAENSLSTSELLKKHQQRPTGKKSHCCSDCGKHFKYSSYLKIHQRVHTGEKPYSCTQCEKSFTHSTNLISHQRTHTGEKPYSCDQCGQRFTQSGALKSHRKLHTGEKPFSCDQCAKRFIKSSNLTVHQRKHTGEKPFSCNQCGKSFVTSRDLTVHKRTHTGEKSYSCDQCGKSFITSSHLTTHQRVHTGEKFHHCSDCGKSFSTSHTLKMHQKTHTGEKSYSCDQCGKSFTQSSSLKSHHKLHTGEKPFICDRCGKRFINSSNLTVHQRKHTGEKPFSCTQCGKSFITSSSLTIHQRVHTGEKPHHCSDCGKSFSMSHTLKMHQKTHTGEKSYSCDQCGKSFTRSSSLISHRKLHTGEKPFSCDQCGMRFITSGSLTVHQRTHTGEKPYSCDQCGKSFTTSSYLTIHQRRHTGEKPYSCVQCGKRYSDKSYLIKHQKIHT; this comes from the exons ATGAGCTCCCTAAACTTCTCCCCTCCTGTTAAAGAAGCGGAGGTCTGCTGGGcggagaaagaagctctggggctgaacattgtcgtgaaagaggagaaggaagaggaggatgttactgtTAAAAAAGAGgtagagggtgaggctgttacagtgaaagaagaagagaaagacgtttcagtgaaagatgaagagaaagacgtttcagtgaaagaagaagagaaagacgtttcagtgaaagaagaagagaaagacgtttcagtgaaagaagaagagaaagacgtttcagtgaaagaagagaaagacgtttcagtgaaagaagagaaagacgtttcagtgaaagaagaggaagactcgttcagagtgaaagaggaggtggATGTTACAataaaagaagaggaggatgcaGTTTTTAGAGTGAAGAAGGAAGGGGAGATTACTGTCACATTGAAAgatgaagaggtggagagaggagatctgattaacacca gagagagacgggactaccgtggatcctctggggagcctcaaaaATCTCATGATGCTGACAAGGCAGAGAATAGTCTCTCCACATCAGAACtcctcaagaaacaccagcagagacccacagggaagaaatctcattgctgctctgactgtgggaagcattTCAAATATTCATCATACCTTAAAATTCACCAGCgagtacacacaggagagaaaccttacagctGTACTCAATGTGAGAAGAGTTTTACTCATTCAACCAAcctgatatcacaccagagaacacacacaggagagaaaccttatagctgtgatcaatgtgggcaGAGGTTTACTCAGTCAGGTGCCCTGAAATCCCACCGTAAactacacacaggagaaaaaccttttagctgtgatcaatgtgcgAAGAGATTTATTAAGTCTAGCAATCTGACAGTacaccagagaaaacacacaggagagaaaccgttTAGTTGTAATCAATGTGGGAAAAGTTTTGTTACATCTAGAGATCTGACTGTacacaagagaacacacacaggagagaaatcttatagctgtgatcaatgtgggaagagttttattACATCTAGCCATCTGACAACACACCAGCgagtacacacaggagagaaatttCACCACTGTTCAGATTGTGGAAAAAGCTTTTCAACTTCACATACTTTAAAGATgcaccagaaaacacacacaggagagaaatcttatagctgtgatcaatgtgggaaaagTTTTACTCAGTCAAGCTCCCTGAAATCCCACCATAAgttacacacaggagagaaaccatttatCTGTGATCGATGTGGGAAGAGATTTATTAATTCTAGCAATCTGACAGTacaccagagaaaacacacaggagagaaaccgttTAGTTGTACTCAATGTGGGAAAAGTTTTATTACATCTAGCTCTCTGACTATACACCAGCgagtacacacaggagagaaacctcacCACTGTTCAGATTGTGGAAAAAGCTTTTCAATGTCACATACTTTGAAGATgcaccagaaaacacacacaggagagaaatcatatagctgtgatcaatgtgggaagagttttactaggTCAAGCTCCCTGATATCCCACCGTAaactacacacaggagagaaaccttttagctgtgatcaatgtgggatgAGGTTTATTACGTCTGGCAGTCTgacagtacaccagagaacacacacaggagagaaaccttacagctgtgatcaatgtgggaagagttttactacatctagctaTCTGACTATACACCAgcggagacacacaggagagaaaccttatagctgtgttcaatgtgggaagagatactctgataaaagttatctgatcaaacatcagaaaatacatacatGA